The proteins below are encoded in one region of Streptomyces ficellus:
- a CDS encoding RelA/SpoT family protein — MPDEAQPLSAAKPDQQADKAAAPPATPPDKAAVNRAADAKPAAPQRAQGPAPVSAPKPTPPAVARSGGSSNRVRARLARLGVQRSSPYNPVLEPLLRIVRGNDPKIETSTLRQIESAYQVAERWHRGQKRKSGDPYITHPLAVTTILAELGMDPATLMAGLLHDTVEDTEYGLEQLRKDFGDQVALLVDGVTKLDKVKFGEAAQAETVRKMVVAMAKDPRVLVIKLADRLHNMRTMRYLKREKQEKKARETLEIYAPLAHRLGMNTIKWELEDLAFAILYPKMYDEIVRLVAERAPKRDEYLAIVTDEVQADLRAARIKATVTGRPKHYYSVYQKMIVRGRDFAEIYDLVGIRVLVDTVRDCYAALGTVHARWNPVPGRFKDYIAMPKFNMYQSLHTTVIGPNGKPVELQIRTFDMHRRAEYGIAAHWKYKQEAVAGASKVRTDVPKKAGKDDHINDMAWLRQLLDWQKETEDPSEFLESLRFDLSRNEVFVFTPKGDVIALPAGATPVDFAYAVHTEVGHRTIGARVNGRLVPLESTLDNGDLVEVFTSKAAGAGPSRDWLGFVKSPRARNKIRAWFSKERRDEAIEQGKDSIARAMRKQNLPIQRILTGDSLVTLAHEMRYPDISSLYAAIGEGHVAAQGVVQKLVQALGGEEAASEDIAESAPPSRGRGKRRAKADPGVVVKGVEDVWVKLARCCTPVPGDPIIGFVTRGSGVSVHRADCVNVDSLSQQPERILDVEWAPTQSSVFLVAIQVEALDRSRLLSDVTRVLSDQHVNILSAAVQTSRDRVATSRFTFEMGDPKHLGHVLKAVRGVEGVYDVYRVTSARRP; from the coding sequence TTGCCAGACGAGGCCCAGCCACTCTCCGCCGCGAAGCCCGACCAGCAGGCCGACAAGGCCGCGGCGCCCCCAGCCACGCCCCCCGACAAGGCCGCGGTGAACAGGGCGGCGGACGCGAAGCCGGCCGCCCCGCAGCGCGCCCAGGGCCCCGCCCCCGTCTCGGCACCCAAGCCCACGCCGCCCGCCGTCGCCCGCTCCGGCGGCTCCTCCAACCGGGTGCGGGCCCGCCTCGCCCGGCTCGGCGTCCAGCGCTCGTCGCCGTACAACCCGGTCCTGGAACCCCTGCTGCGCATAGTCCGGGGCAACGACCCGAAGATCGAGACGTCGACGCTCCGCCAGATCGAGAGCGCCTACCAGGTCGCCGAGCGCTGGCACCGCGGCCAGAAGCGCAAGAGCGGCGACCCGTACATCACGCACCCGCTCGCCGTCACCACCATCCTCGCCGAGCTGGGCATGGACCCGGCGACGCTCATGGCGGGCCTCCTCCACGACACCGTCGAGGACACCGAGTACGGCCTGGAGCAGCTCCGCAAGGACTTCGGCGACCAGGTCGCCCTCCTCGTCGACGGCGTCACCAAGCTGGACAAGGTCAAGTTCGGCGAGGCCGCGCAGGCCGAGACCGTCCGCAAGATGGTCGTCGCCATGGCCAAGGACCCGCGCGTCCTGGTCATCAAGCTCGCCGACCGCCTGCACAACATGCGCACCATGCGCTACCTCAAGCGGGAGAAGCAGGAGAAGAAGGCCCGCGAGACCCTCGAGATCTACGCGCCGCTCGCCCACCGCCTGGGCATGAACACCATCAAGTGGGAGCTGGAGGATCTCGCCTTCGCGATCCTCTACCCCAAGATGTACGACGAGATCGTCCGCCTCGTCGCCGAGCGCGCCCCCAAGCGGGACGAGTACCTCGCCATAGTGACCGACGAGGTCCAGGCCGACCTGCGCGCCGCCCGCATCAAGGCCACCGTCACCGGCCGGCCGAAGCATTACTACAGCGTCTACCAGAAGATGATCGTCCGCGGCCGGGACTTCGCGGAGATCTACGACCTGGTGGGGATCCGCGTCCTCGTCGACACGGTCCGCGACTGCTATGCGGCCCTCGGCACCGTCCACGCGCGATGGAACCCGGTCCCCGGCCGGTTCAAGGACTACATCGCGATGCCGAAGTTCAACATGTACCAGTCGCTGCACACGACGGTCATCGGCCCCAACGGCAAGCCCGTCGAGCTCCAGATCCGCACGTTCGACATGCACCGCCGCGCCGAGTACGGCATCGCCGCGCACTGGAAGTACAAGCAGGAGGCCGTCGCCGGCGCCTCCAAGGTACGCACCGACGTGCCGAAGAAGGCCGGCAAGGACGACCACATCAACGACATGGCGTGGCTGCGCCAGCTGCTGGACTGGCAGAAGGAGACCGAGGACCCCAGCGAGTTCCTCGAATCGCTGCGCTTCGACCTGTCCCGCAACGAGGTCTTCGTCTTCACCCCGAAGGGTGACGTCATAGCGCTCCCGGCGGGCGCCACCCCGGTGGACTTCGCGTACGCGGTCCACACCGAGGTCGGCCACCGCACCATAGGAGCGCGGGTCAACGGGCGGCTCGTACCGCTCGAATCGACCCTCGACAACGGCGACCTGGTGGAGGTCTTCACCTCCAAGGCGGCCGGCGCGGGCCCCTCCCGCGACTGGCTGGGCTTCGTCAAGTCGCCGCGCGCCCGCAACAAGATCCGCGCCTGGTTCTCCAAGGAGCGCCGCGACGAGGCGATCGAGCAGGGCAAGGACTCCATCGCGCGCGCCATGCGCAAGCAGAACCTGCCCATCCAGCGGATCCTCACCGGCGACTCGCTCGTCACGCTGGCGCACGAGATGCGCTACCCCGACATCTCCTCGCTGTACGCGGCGATCGGCGAAGGCCATGTCGCCGCCCAGGGCGTCGTCCAGAAGCTGGTGCAGGCCCTCGGGGGCGAGGAGGCGGCCAGCGAGGACATCGCCGAGTCGGCCCCGCCGTCGCGCGGGCGCGGCAAGCGGCGCGCCAAGGCCGACCCGGGCGTGGTCGTCAAGGGCGTCGAGGACGTGTGGGTCAAGCTCGCCCGGTGCTGTACGCCGGTGCCGGGCGACCCGATCATCGGCTTCGTCACCCGCGGCAGCGGCGTATCGGTGCACCGTGCCGACTGCGTCAACGTGGACTCGCTCTCGCAGCAGCCCGAGCGGATCCTCGACGTCGAATGGGCGCCCACCCAGTCCTCGGTCTTCCTGGTCGCCATCCAGGTCGAGGCCCTGGACCGCTCCCGGCTCCTGTCGGACGTCACCCGCGTCCTGTCCGACCAGCACGTCAACATCCTGTCGGCGGCCGTCCAGACCTCCCGCGACCGGGTGGCCACCTCCCGCTTCACCTTCGAGATGGGCGACCCCAAGCACCTGGGGCACGTCCTGAAGGCGGTACGGGGCGTGGAGGGCGTCTACGACGTGTACCGCGTGACGTCGGCCCGCCGGCCGTAA
- a CDS encoding DUF349 domain-containing protein, whose translation MSSDPWGRVDETGTVYVRTADGEQVVGSWQAGTPEEALAYFERKYEGLVVEIGLLEKRVKTTDLSAKDATAAIDHIRHQVDEHHAVGDLDALRKRLDKLVETVDARREERKAQKAKQTDEARHAKEALVAEAEELAQSEQWRAAGERLRALVDTWKGLPRLDRKSDDELWHRFSHARSAFSKRRKAHFASLDAQREEARKVKERLVGEAEALSGSTDWGATAARYRELMAEWKAAGRAQREHEDDLWNRFRGAQDVFFAARSEVFAERDAEQAENLKLKEELAGEAEKLLPVTDLKAARAAFRAINERWEAIGHVPRDARPKVEGRMHTVERAIQEAEETEWRRTNPEARARAAGLTGQLQDAVDKLQKQIDAARAAGNDAKADKLARELEGRQALLDQALKGLQEFGG comes from the coding sequence GTGAGCAGCGACCCGTGGGGCCGCGTCGACGAGACGGGCACCGTGTACGTGCGTACAGCCGACGGCGAGCAGGTCGTCGGATCGTGGCAGGCCGGAACTCCCGAGGAGGCACTGGCCTACTTCGAGCGCAAGTACGAGGGCTTGGTTGTCGAGATCGGCCTCCTCGAGAAGCGGGTGAAGACCACCGACCTGTCGGCCAAGGACGCGACGGCCGCGATCGACCACATCCGTCATCAGGTGGACGAGCACCACGCCGTGGGCGACCTCGACGCGCTCCGCAAGCGGCTCGACAAGCTGGTCGAGACGGTGGACGCGCGGCGCGAGGAGCGCAAGGCGCAGAAGGCCAAGCAGACCGACGAGGCCCGGCACGCCAAGGAGGCGCTGGTCGCCGAGGCGGAGGAGCTGGCGCAGAGCGAGCAGTGGCGGGCCGCGGGTGAGCGGCTGCGGGCCCTGGTGGACACCTGGAAGGGCCTGCCCCGGCTGGACCGGAAGTCCGACGACGAGCTGTGGCACCGCTTCTCGCACGCCCGGTCGGCGTTCTCCAAGCGGCGCAAGGCGCACTTCGCCTCGCTGGACGCCCAGCGCGAGGAGGCCCGGAAGGTCAAGGAGCGTCTGGTCGGCGAGGCGGAGGCCCTGTCCGGCTCGACCGACTGGGGTGCGACGGCCGCCCGTTACCGCGAGCTGATGGCGGAGTGGAAGGCGGCGGGCCGGGCCCAGCGCGAGCACGAGGACGACCTGTGGAACCGTTTCCGCGGCGCCCAGGACGTGTTCTTCGCGGCGCGCAGCGAGGTCTTCGCGGAGCGTGACGCCGAGCAGGCGGAGAACCTCAAGCTGAAGGAGGAGCTCGCGGGCGAGGCGGAGAAGCTGCTGCCGGTGACGGACCTGAAGGCGGCCCGTGCGGCCTTCCGGGCCATCAACGAGCGGTGGGAGGCCATCGGCCACGTGCCGCGCGACGCCCGGCCGAAGGTCGAGGGCCGGATGCACACCGTGGAGCGGGCGATCCAGGAGGCCGAGGAGACCGAATGGCGCCGGACGAACCCGGAGGCACGCGCGCGTGCGGCGGGTCTGACGGGCCAGCTCCAGGACGCGGTCGACAAGCTGCAGAAGCAGATCGACGCGGCCCGTGCGGCCGGCAACGACGCCAAGGCGGACAAGCTGGCCCGTGAGCTGGAGGGCCGGCAGGCGCTGCTGGACCAGGCCCTGAAGGGTCTCCAGGAGTTCGGCGGCTGA
- a CDS encoding peptidylprolyl isomerase, with translation MVTSDQRRRQLAREKFERQQKRRAEAQQKARRRTRIIVAAIAVALVAGAGAYTNFRTESAADGAKEPVEFPSPSASESSSPEPKMAIDAKAKYTMALTTNHGAVSIAMDAAKTPHTVNSFKHLADKKYFDNTKCHRLTTANIFVLQCGDPKGDGSGGPGYNIPDENLGALGKPGADGTVTFKAGTVAMANTMRPNTGGSQFFLVYKDTKLPPQFTPFGTMDAAGLKAVQDVAKGGVEGGATDGAPKKAVTIEKAVVGKA, from the coding sequence GTGGTCACCAGCGATCAGCGGCGGCGCCAGCTCGCCCGGGAGAAGTTCGAGCGCCAGCAGAAGCGTCGTGCGGAGGCCCAGCAGAAGGCCAGGCGGCGCACCAGGATCATCGTGGCCGCGATCGCCGTGGCGCTGGTCGCGGGAGCCGGCGCGTACACGAACTTCCGGACCGAGTCCGCGGCGGACGGCGCGAAGGAGCCCGTCGAGTTCCCGTCGCCCTCGGCGAGCGAGAGCAGCTCGCCCGAGCCGAAGATGGCCATCGACGCCAAGGCGAAGTACACGATGGCGCTGACCACCAACCACGGCGCGGTCTCGATCGCGATGGACGCGGCGAAGACGCCGCACACGGTGAACTCGTTCAAGCACCTCGCGGACAAGAAGTACTTCGACAACACGAAGTGTCACCGTCTGACCACCGCGAACATCTTCGTGCTCCAGTGCGGCGACCCCAAGGGCGACGGGTCGGGCGGCCCGGGCTACAACATCCCGGACGAGAACCTCGGTGCGCTGGGCAAGCCGGGGGCGGACGGCACGGTGACGTTCAAGGCGGGCACCGTCGCGATGGCCAACACCATGCGGCCGAACACCGGCGGCAGCCAGTTCTTCCTGGTCTACAAGGACACCAAGCTGCCCCCGCAGTTCACCCCCTTCGGCACGATGGACGCGGCCGGACTGAAGGCCGTGCAGGACGTGGCCAAGGGCGGGGTCGAGGGCGGTGCCACGGACGGTGCGCCCAAGAAGGCCGTCACCATCGAGAAGGCGGTCGTCGGCAAGGCCTGA
- a CDS encoding MBL fold metallo-hydrolase, translating to MLIAGFPAGAWGTNCYLVAPAAGEECVIIDPGHQAAQGVEETLKKHRLKPVAVVLTHGHIDHVASVVPVCGAHDVPAWIHPADRYMMSDPEKALGRSIGMPLMGELTVGEPDDVHELTDGAALKLAGLELTVSHAPGHTKGSVTFGMPEAADIPPVFFSGDLLFAGSIGRTDLPGGDMAEMLDSLARVCLPLDDSTVVLSGHGPQTTIGRERATNPYLREVAAGGQGAGPAPRRGM from the coding sequence GTGCTCATTGCCGGGTTCCCCGCCGGGGCCTGGGGGACCAACTGCTACCTGGTCGCCCCCGCCGCAGGCGAGGAGTGCGTGATCATCGACCCCGGCCACCAGGCCGCGCAGGGAGTCGAGGAGACGCTCAAGAAGCATCGGCTCAAGCCCGTGGCGGTCGTCCTGACCCACGGGCACATCGACCACGTCGCCTCCGTCGTCCCGGTCTGCGGCGCCCATGACGTACCGGCGTGGATCCACCCCGCCGACCGGTACATGATGAGCGACCCGGAGAAGGCCCTCGGCCGCTCGATCGGCATGCCGCTGATGGGCGAGCTGACGGTCGGCGAGCCGGACGACGTCCACGAGCTGACCGACGGCGCCGCCCTGAAGCTGGCCGGTCTGGAGCTGACCGTGTCGCACGCGCCCGGCCATACCAAGGGGTCGGTGACCTTCGGCATGCCCGAGGCGGCGGACATCCCGCCGGTCTTCTTCTCGGGCGACCTGCTGTTCGCCGGCTCCATCGGACGCACCGACCTGCCCGGCGGTGACATGGCCGAGATGCTCGACTCGCTGGCCCGCGTGTGCCTGCCGCTCGACGACTCGACCGTGGTGCTGTCCGGCCACGGCCCCCAGACGACCATCGGCCGCGAGCGCGCCACCAACCCGTATCTGCGCGAGGTGGCGGCCGGCGGCCAGGGAGCGGGCCCCGCTCCCCGACGAGGAATGTGA
- the hisS gene encoding histidine--tRNA ligase translates to MSTFQAPKGTYDLLPPDSATYLAVREAISAPLRNSGYGYVETPGFENVELFARGVGESTDIVTKEMYAFETKGGDRLALRPEGTASVLRAALEANLHKQGNLPVKLWYSGSYYRYERPQKGRYRHFSQVGAEAIGAEDPALDAELIILADQAYRSLGLRNFRILLNSLGDKECRPVYREALQGFLRELDLDEDTRRRIEINPLRVLDDKRADVQKQLVGAPLLRDYLCDACTAYHSEVRELLTAAGVVFEDDEKLVRGLDYYTRTTFEFVHDGLGSQSAVGGGGRYDGLSEMIGGPALPSVGWALGVDRTVLALEAEGVTLDIPATTSVFAVPIGEEARRRLFGVVTELRKAGVATDFAYGGKGLKASMKAANRSGARYALVLGERDLAEGVAQLKDMESGEQEPVALDAVVEKLAARPA, encoded by the coding sequence GTGAGTACCTTCCAGGCCCCCAAGGGCACCTACGACCTGCTGCCGCCCGACTCCGCGACGTACCTCGCCGTCCGCGAGGCGATCTCCGCGCCGCTGAGGAACTCCGGCTACGGGTACGTCGAGACCCCCGGCTTCGAGAACGTCGAACTGTTCGCCCGCGGTGTCGGCGAGTCCACCGACATCGTCACCAAGGAGATGTACGCCTTCGAGACCAAGGGTGGCGACAGGCTCGCCCTGCGCCCCGAAGGCACCGCGTCCGTACTGCGCGCCGCGCTGGAGGCCAACCTGCACAAGCAGGGCAACCTCCCCGTCAAGCTCTGGTACTCGGGCTCGTACTACCGCTACGAGCGCCCGCAGAAGGGCCGCTACCGCCACTTCTCCCAGGTGGGCGCCGAGGCGATCGGCGCCGAGGACCCGGCGCTGGACGCCGAGCTGATCATCCTGGCCGACCAGGCCTACCGCTCGCTGGGCCTGCGGAACTTCCGCATCCTGCTCAACTCGCTGGGCGACAAGGAGTGCCGTCCCGTCTACCGCGAGGCGCTGCAGGGCTTCCTGCGCGAACTCGACCTCGACGAGGACACCCGCCGCCGTATCGAGATCAACCCGCTGCGGGTCCTCGACGACAAGCGGGCGGACGTCCAGAAGCAGCTGGTGGGTGCGCCCCTGCTGCGCGACTACCTGTGCGACGCCTGCACGGCGTACCACTCCGAGGTGCGCGAGCTGCTGACAGCCGCCGGCGTGGTCTTCGAGGACGACGAGAAGCTGGTGCGCGGCCTGGACTACTACACCCGCACCACCTTCGAGTTCGTCCACGACGGCCTCGGCTCGCAGTCCGCGGTGGGCGGCGGCGGCCGCTACGACGGCCTGTCCGAGATGATCGGCGGCCCCGCGCTGCCGTCGGTGGGCTGGGCGCTGGGCGTGGACCGCACGGTCCTGGCCCTGGAGGCGGAGGGCGTCACCCTCGACATCCCCGCCACCACCAGCGTGTTCGCCGTCCCGATCGGCGAGGAGGCCCGCCGCCGGCTGTTCGGCGTGGTCACCGAGCTGCGCAAGGCGGGCGTCGCGACGGACTTCGCGTACGGCGGCAAGGGCCTCAAGGCCTCGATGAAGGCCGCCAACCGCAGCGGCGCCCGGTACGCGCTGGTACTGGGGGAGCGGGACCTCGCCGAGGGCGTGGCCCAGCTCAAGGACATGGAGTCCGGCGAGCAGGAGCCGGTCGCGCTCGACGCCGTCGTCGAGAAGCTGGCCGCCCGCCCGGCCTGA
- a CDS encoding vitamin K epoxide reductase family protein, producing MTTPAVDDASSAHGTTTVGAGRAFAWMLVVTGAAGLLAAWVITLDKFKLLEDPNFTPGCSLNPVVSCGSIMKSDQAAVFGFPNPMLGLVTYGMVVAIGAGLLAGARYRRWFWLGLNAGTLFGVGFCTWLMQQSLYEINALCLWCSLAWVATIIMFWYVTSHNVREGLLPAPRAVRGFLDEFTWLLPALHTGIIGMLILTRWWDFWTG from the coding sequence ATGACGACTCCAGCGGTTGACGACGCCTCCTCCGCCCACGGCACGACGACCGTCGGCGCGGGCCGGGCGTTCGCGTGGATGCTGGTGGTCACGGGCGCGGCCGGTCTGCTGGCGGCGTGGGTGATTACGCTGGACAAGTTCAAGCTGCTGGAGGACCCGAACTTCACCCCGGGGTGCAGTCTGAACCCGGTGGTCTCCTGCGGCAGCATCATGAAGAGCGACCAGGCCGCCGTCTTCGGTTTCCCCAACCCGATGCTCGGGCTCGTCACCTACGGCATGGTCGTCGCCATCGGTGCCGGGCTCCTCGCCGGCGCCCGGTACCGCCGCTGGTTCTGGCTGGGGCTCAACGCCGGCACGCTCTTCGGCGTCGGTTTCTGCACCTGGCTCATGCAGCAGTCGCTGTACGAGATCAACGCCCTGTGCCTGTGGTGCTCCCTCGCCTGGGTCGCGACGATCATCATGTTCTGGTACGTGACCTCGCACAACGTCCGCGAGGGACTGCTTCCCGCCCCGCGCGCGGTCCGCGGTTTCCTCGACGAGTTCACCTGGCTCCTGCCCGCCCTGCACACCGGGATCATCGGGATGCTGATCCTGACCCGCTGGTGGGACTTCTGGACCGGCTGA
- a CDS encoding replication-associated recombination protein A yields MEPDLFTAAAEERQEKDPSSSPLAVRMRPRTLDEVVGQQHLLKPGSPLRRLVGEGAGGPAGASSVILWGPPGTGKTTLAYVVSKATNKRFVELSAITAGVKEVRAVIDGARRAAGGFGKETVLFLDEIHRFSKAQQDSLLPAVENRWVTLIAATTENPYFSVISPLLSRSLLLTLEPLTDDDIRGLLKRALTDERGLTGAVTLPDDAEGHLLRIAGGDARRALTALEAAAGAALAKGESEITLATLEETVDRAAVTYDRDGDQHYDVASALIKSIRGSDVDAALHYLARMIEAGEDPRFIARRLMISASEDIGLADPTALPLAVAAAQAVAMIGFPEAALTLSHATIALALAPKSNAATTAISAARADVRNGLAGPVPPHLRDGHYKGAAKLGHAQGYVYPHDVPGGIAAQQYAPDEIHGRQYYEPTRYGAEARYADVVEKVRERLRGEGTA; encoded by the coding sequence GTGGAGCCCGATCTCTTTACCGCCGCGGCGGAAGAACGCCAGGAGAAGGACCCGTCCAGCAGCCCCCTGGCGGTCCGGATGCGCCCGCGCACCCTGGACGAGGTCGTTGGCCAGCAGCACCTCCTGAAGCCCGGCTCCCCACTGCGCCGCCTGGTCGGCGAAGGCGCGGGAGGCCCGGCAGGTGCCTCGTCCGTGATCCTCTGGGGACCGCCGGGCACCGGCAAGACGACCCTGGCGTACGTGGTGTCCAAGGCGACGAACAAGCGGTTCGTGGAGCTGTCCGCGATCACCGCGGGCGTCAAGGAGGTCCGCGCGGTCATCGACGGCGCCCGCCGCGCGGCAGGCGGCTTCGGCAAGGAGACCGTCCTCTTCCTCGACGAGATCCACCGCTTCAGCAAGGCCCAGCAGGACTCGCTGCTGCCGGCCGTGGAGAACCGCTGGGTCACCCTCATCGCCGCCACCACCGAGAACCCCTACTTCTCGGTGATCTCGCCGCTGCTGTCCCGCTCCCTCCTGCTCACCCTGGAACCGCTCACCGACGACGACATCCGGGGCCTGCTCAAGCGTGCGCTCACCGACGAGCGGGGCCTGACCGGAGCGGTGACCCTGCCGGACGACGCCGAGGGCCACCTCCTGCGCATCGCGGGCGGCGACGCCCGCCGTGCCCTGACCGCCCTGGAGGCCGCGGCCGGTGCGGCGCTCGCCAAGGGCGAGTCCGAGATCACGCTCGCCACCCTGGAGGAGACGGTCGACCGGGCGGCCGTGACGTACGACCGGGACGGCGACCAGCACTACGACGTGGCCAGCGCCCTGATCAAGTCCATCCGTGGCTCCGACGTGGACGCCGCGCTGCACTATCTGGCCCGCATGATCGAGGCCGGCGAGGATCCCCGCTTCATCGCCCGGCGCCTGATGATCTCCGCCAGCGAGGACATTGGCCTCGCGGACCCCACGGCCCTCCCCCTGGCGGTCGCGGCCGCGCAGGCCGTGGCCATGATCGGCTTCCCCGAGGCGGCCCTCACCCTGAGCCACGCCACCATCGCCCTGGCGCTGGCACCGAAGTCGAACGCCGCGACCACGGCGATCTCCGCCGCGCGGGCCGACGTACGCAACGGCCTCGCCGGTCCCGTACCTCCCCATCTGCGCGACGGGCATTACAAGGGCGCCGCCAAGCTCGGCCACGCCCAGGGTTACGTCTATCCGCACGACGTACCGGGCGGCATCGCGGCCCAGCAGTACGCTCCGGACGAGATCCACGGCCGGCAGTACTACGAGCCCACGCGCTACGGCGCCGAGGCGCGGTACGCGGACGTCGTGGAGAAGGTCCGCGAGCGGCTGAGGGGCGAAGGAACGGCCTGA
- a CDS encoding DUF2470 domain-containing protein, which translates to MPSAAERTRTLVQSTCSAVLVVPGAEGAGEHELMPEVRTVGTDGEVYLLFPADAPAVRAATHAQDDELPAVLELTDVAPVAVCHRIRGRARVSGWLTCAPGIAGPGRMMLRLEVGEVYVDDLWGDAAVSAEEFAAAGPDPLTAYETELLQHLAAVHDDQVRGLSGLLGDRADVRRVVPLALDRFGLRVRCLDAAGRSFDARFDFPKPVVDVHGLRRAMHTLFEAAQG; encoded by the coding sequence ATGCCGTCAGCAGCCGAACGCACACGAACTCTCGTACAGAGTACATGCTCGGCGGTGCTCGTCGTTCCGGGGGCGGAGGGGGCCGGCGAGCACGAGCTGATGCCGGAGGTGCGGACGGTCGGCACGGACGGCGAGGTCTACCTGCTGTTTCCGGCCGACGCCCCGGCCGTACGGGCCGCCACGCACGCGCAGGACGACGAGCTGCCGGCCGTGCTGGAGCTCACGGACGTCGCCCCGGTCGCGGTCTGCCACCGTATCCGGGGCCGCGCCCGGGTCTCCGGGTGGCTGACGTGCGCGCCGGGGATCGCCGGCCCCGGGCGGATGATGCTGCGCCTGGAGGTCGGCGAGGTGTACGTCGACGACCTGTGGGGCGACGCGGCGGTGAGCGCCGAGGAGTTCGCCGCGGCGGGGCCGGACCCGCTGACGGCGTACGAGACCGAGCTGCTCCAGCACCTCGCGGCCGTCCACGACGACCAGGTGCGGGGCCTGAGCGGGCTGCTCGGGGACCGTGCGGACGTGCGGCGCGTGGTGCCGCTGGCGCTGGACCGGTTCGGGCTGCGGGTGCGCTGCCTGGACGCGGCGGGCCGGTCCTTCGACGCGCGCTTCGACTTTCCCAAGCCGGTGGTGGACGTCCACGGGCTGCGGCGGGCGATGCACACGCTGTTCGAGGCCGCGCAGGGCTGA
- the rpsD gene encoding 30S ribosomal protein S4: protein MPNQSRPKVKKSRALGIALTPKAVKYFEARPYPPGEHGRGRKQNSDYKVRLLEKQRLRAQYDISERQMARAYDRAKKAEGKTGEALVVELERRLDALVLRSGIARTIYQARQMVVHGHIEVNGGKVDKPSFRVRPDDVVMVRERSRAKSLFQVAREGGFAPDGETPRYLQVNLKALAFRLDREPNRKEIPVICDEQLVVEYYAR from the coding sequence GTGCCTAACCAGTCGCGTCCCAAGGTCAAGAAGTCTCGCGCGCTCGGTATCGCGCTGACGCCGAAGGCCGTCAAGTACTTCGAGGCCCGCCCCTACCCGCCGGGCGAGCACGGCCGTGGCCGCAAGCAGAACTCGGACTACAAGGTCCGTCTGCTCGAGAAGCAGCGTCTGCGTGCGCAGTACGACATCAGCGAGCGCCAGATGGCGCGCGCCTACGACCGCGCCAAGAAGGCCGAGGGCAAGACGGGCGAGGCGCTGGTCGTCGAGCTCGAGCGCCGTCTCGACGCCCTGGTCCTGCGTTCGGGCATCGCCCGTACCATCTACCAGGCCCGCCAGATGGTCGTTCACGGCCACATCGAGGTCAACGGTGGCAAGGTCGACAAGCCGTCGTTCCGCGTCCGTCCCGACGACGTCGTGATGGTCCGCGAGCGCAGCCGCGCGAAGAGCCTGTTCCAGGTCGCGCGCGAGGGTGGCTTCGCCCCCGACGGTGAGACCCCCCGCTACCTCCAGGTCAACCTGAAGGCCCTGGCGTTCCGTCTCGACCGCGAGCCGAACCGCAAGGAAATCCCGGTCATCTGCGACGAGCAGCTGGTCGTCGAGTACTACGCCCGCTGA